A genome region from Fusarium musae strain F31 chromosome 5, whole genome shotgun sequence includes the following:
- a CDS encoding hypothetical protein (EggNog:ENOG41), with translation MSHQRYPSHDPVKEPHSISLKVLRLSRPSLVTQYPIDPPSSVGASIKSSPIPASLAYHSEAASNPSPFLLSPAVNLPVSFGSAYVGETFSCTLCANNELPLDAAKKIRDVRIEAEMKTPGMGAVQRLELGPSYGQLEVDLESGGTLQKVVSFDLKEEGNHVLAVTVSYYEATETSGRTRTFRKLYQFICKASLIVRTKVGPLNSNNTQQHGRWVLEAQLENCSEDVVQLEKVVLDTEPGLRYRDCNWEASGSEKPVLHPGEVEQVCFVVAEDGTESDVEVTPDGRIIFGSLGIGWRGEMGNRGYLATGKLGTRRAAAR, from the exons ATGAGCCATCAGCGATATCCATCCCACGACCCAGTCAAGGAGCCCCATTCTATCTCGCTCAAAGTGCTTCG ACTGTCGCGTCCGTCGCTCGTTACTCAATACCCGATCGATCCACCCTCCTCAGTAGGCGCATCTATCAAGTCATCCCCGATCCCCGCTTCGCTCGCGTATCATTCCGAAGCTGCCTCGAACCCATCGCCTTTCCTCCTCAGTCCGGCTGTCAACCTTCCAGTATCGTTTGGCTCAGCTTATGTTGGCGAGACTTTTAGCTGCACTCTTTGCGCTAACAATGAACTACCACTAGATGCTGCCAAAAAAATTCGCGATGTGCGCATCGAAGCAGAAATGAAGACACCTGGTATGGGTGCTGTTCAgcgccttgagcttggtcCCTCATATGGCCAACTTGAAGTTGATCTTGAGTCTGGAGGTACCTTGCAGAAAGTGGTCTCGTTCGATCTTAAGGAGGAGGGTAACCACGTGCTTGCGGTAACAGTGAGCTACTACGAGGCGACAGAGACAAGTGGACGAACAAGAACTTTCCGAAAGCTTTACCAGTTTATCTGCAAAGCTTCACTCATCGTGCGGACCAAGGTGGGTCCCCTGAACTCCAACAACACTCAACAACACGGGCGATGGGTGCTCGAGGCACAGCTAGAGAACTGTAGCGAAGACGTGGTGCAGCTGGAGAAGGTGGTACTAGATACGGAACCTGGATTGCGGTATCGAGACTGCAATTGGGAGGCGAGCGGGAGTGAGAAGCCGGTACTGCATCCAGGTGAAGTGGAGCAGGTTTGCTTCGTGGTTGCGGAGGACGGCACCGAGTCGGATGTGGAGGTGACACCGGACGGGAGGATCATCTTTGGATCATTGGGAATCGGATGGAGAGGTGAGATGGGAAACAGAGGATATCTGGCTACTGGGAAATTGGGCACAAGACGAGCCGCAGCACGCTGA